The genomic DNA AGCGACACCTGACTCGGCGCTTCAGGGGTATCCGCCCGCTCGATCAGGGACGGATACCCCATCACGGCCGCGGCTGCCGATGATGGATCGGGGGGTTCGGCAGGGCCCCGGCGGCAACATCGTGAGTGGGTGCGACGGTTCGGAGGCAGCCCCGCTGCCGTCATCCACCAGGGCGGACTTCCGTCCCTCGCTACTCCGTCGTGACGAGCAGCACCGCCACCACCGCCAGGGCGATGCCCAGTCCCTTCCGGAGCGTGAGCGACTCGTTCAGGAAGGCGATGCCGACGAGCGAGGACGTGACGAGGAACATCCCGAAGACCGGCACGACGACCGAGACGGGGCCGGCCTTCAGGGCGCGGTAGTAGGCGATGATGCCGACCGAGAGACAGACTCCGGCCCCGAGGACGTAGACGCGGTCGGGGTGGGTCAGCGTCCGGGTGACCGAGTCCCCGGCGTACAGCGTCAGGCCGAGGGCGGCGACGGCGAGCATCCCGTTCGTGACGGCGGCGACGGCGTCGCTTGAGAGGTCCCGCGTGGCGAGTTTCGTCAGCGGGGAGACGAGCGTGTACGCCGCGAGCGCGACGAGCGAGTAGCCGAGGTAGCCGATGTTCACACCCGCGCTGGGCGTGCCGCCCCCTTAGCCGCCGGGGGTACGCCGGATGGCCAACACGCTTTACAGCCGCGAAGAAGTATCGCACGTAACTGTGGTGTCAACGAAGGTCGCGGCAGCGGTCGGTGGAATCGTACTGCTGGCTGCCGCCGGTGGGGGGGCAGCGCTGTACTTCACTGGTGGTGATCTCTCGTTCGAGCAGCCGGTCGTCGAGTCGGTCCAGACGGACTTCGGCACCGTCACCGAGGAATCGACCGGCGTCGAGACCGAGGTGGTGGTGACCAACCCCAACAACCAGTCGTTCCCGGGCGCGGCGAGCCTCGACTACCAGATCTACATGAACTCGGTCCGGGTCTCCGACGGGTCCGAGGGCGGCATCGGCCTCGACCCCGGCCGGAACGTCATCAACTTCACCGCCCAGCTGGACAACTCGCGCATCCCTGCCTGGTGGGTCACCCACGTCAACAACGACGAGCGGACGGTCGTCTCCACGCAGGCACGCGTCGGCGTGGCCGGGTTCGGCGCGTCGCTCCCGCCGCAGAACCGCTCCATCGAGACGGACCTGCTCGGCGCGTTCACCAACGACTCCTCGAGCACGGTCGCCATCGCCGACCGTGAGATCATGTCCGTCTCGAACCAGCGCGCCGAGTGGGGGACCGCCGACGCCGAGGAGACGCCCATCGCCTTCTCGGTCGACCTCTCGAACGTCCACGACCGCGATGTCAGGCTCGACGGCACGGAGTACCGCATCGTGATGAACGACGTGGTCGTCGGCGAGGGCCGGACGAACGACTCCATCGTCCTCGAACCCGGCGAGTCGGACACCTTCACCGCGAACGCGGCGCTGGACACGCCCCGGATGGAGCAGTGGTGGGTCACGCACCTGCGCGACTCGCAGACGACCGACCTCCGGGTGGAGGTGTTCGGGCTGGTCCGGGACGACGGCGAGCTCAAGCGGGTCCCGCTGAACGTCTTCGACCGGCGCATCCGCTTCGAGACGGATTTCCTCGGCGACGAGCCGACCCAGGTCACGGAGCTCCCGGCCGAGGACGGCGTCGCGCCGGAGTTCGGCGAGCCGGAGGTCACGGACACGACGAGCCGCTGGGGCGGCGTGACCGAGGACACGACCGAGATCATCACCAGCGTCGACGTCCGGAACCCGAACGAGGGCGAGTTCAACGACCTGCTCTCGCTCCGGGTCAACCAGACGACCACCGTCAACGATGTCCCGTTCGCGCGTGACACCTCGACGGTCGAGGAGCTGCCCGCGGGCAACAGTTCGTTCACCATCAGCGCGCTGGCGGACAACGACGCCGTCCCGCGGTGGTGGTCGCGCCACATCAACAACGGCGAGCGCTCGACCGTCGTGACGGCCGCCAGTGGGACCGCCGACATCGCGGTCACGACGCTCCCGGTCGACCTGCCGGACCGGCGGACCACCCAGGAGACCGACATCCTCGCCTCCATCGAGAGCGAGGAGAACCGCGCCGTCAGGACCGAGGGCGGCCAGCGGGTCCTGACCATCCTGGACACGCAGGCCGAGTGGGGCGAGTCAACGCCCGAGCGCGCACCCCTGCTCGTGACGGCCCAGGTGCGCAACGAGCAGGTCGCCCCGATCACCATCGAGCGACTCGACTACGTGGTCGACCTCAACAGCGTGACCATCGCGGACAACTCCACCGCGCGGTCGTACAACCTGGGCCCCGGCGCCACCCGCGACATCACCTTCCGGATCTACCTGGACAACCAGAAGATGGACGAGTGGTGGCCGACCCACGTCCGCAACGACGAGGTGACCCGGATGACGACCAACACGACGGCCGTCGTCGACACGCCCGACGGGACCCGGCGCGCCACCTTCGACATCTTCGGCAACGGGACCACCATCGAGACGGACTTCCTCGGCACGAAGGGCGACGCCGACGACGGGAGCGGTACGGACGGCTCCGCGTCGCTCGCGCCGCCGCCCACGGCCGCGACGGCCGACTGAGGCGGGCCCTCTCGACGCCGTTGCGCGGAGCGATTCCTCTCAGGAGGACGAGGCAGGCGAAGCGGATGCTGGGCTGGGGGAGTCCGAACGGAGTTGGTCAGAAGGACGACTCGATTCTGCGGGCGGGGCTGGAGGGCGCAGTCGCCGCTGGAGCGCTCAGTCCGCGGAGACGTTGAGGCGCTCGCGGGAGGTCGTCCGGGCGGTCGGGGTCTGTCCGAGGCGTCGGGCGGCCCGCTCGATACGGTCCGTCGAGACACCCGCCTGCCGGGCGGCCGTCTCCAGGTCCAGTGTCCCACCTGTGTACAGCGCCATCGCCGTTCGCACCGCGTGCTGGTGC from Haloglomus litoreum includes the following:
- a CDS encoding LEA type 2 family protein yields the protein MSTKVAAAVGGIVLLAAAGGGAALYFTGGDLSFEQPVVESVQTDFGTVTEESTGVETEVVVTNPNNQSFPGAASLDYQIYMNSVRVSDGSEGGIGLDPGRNVINFTAQLDNSRIPAWWVTHVNNDERTVVSTQARVGVAGFGASLPPQNRSIETDLLGAFTNDSSSTVAIADREIMSVSNQRAEWGTADAEETPIAFSVDLSNVHDRDVRLDGTEYRIVMNDVVVGEGRTNDSIVLEPGESDTFTANAALDTPRMEQWWVTHLRDSQTTDLRVEVFGLVRDDGELKRVPLNVFDRRIRFETDFLGDEPTQVTELPAEDGVAPEFGEPEVTDTTSRWGGVTEDTTEIITSVDVRNPNEGEFNDLLSLRVNQTTTVNDVPFARDTSTVEELPAGNSSFTISALADNDAVPRWWSRHINNGERSTVVTAASGTADIAVTTLPVDLPDRRTTQETDILASIESEENRAVRTEGGQRVLTILDTQAEWGESTPERAPLLVTAQVRNEQVAPITIERLDYVVDLNSVTIADNSTARSYNLGPGATRDITFRIYLDNQKMDEWWPTHVRNDEVTRMTTNTTAVVDTPDGTRRATFDIFGNGTTIETDFLGTKGDADDGSGTDGSASLAPPPTAATAD
- a CDS encoding EamA family transporter, translating into MGYLGYSLVALAAYTLVSPLTKLATRDLSSDAVAAVTNGMLAVAALGLTLYAGDSVTRTLTHPDRVYVLGAGVCLSVGIIAYYRALKAGPVSVVVPVFGMFLVTSSLVGIAFLNESLTLRKGLGIALAVVAVLLVTTE